In one Dermacentor albipictus isolate Rhodes 1998 colony chromosome 4, USDA_Dalb.pri_finalv2, whole genome shotgun sequence genomic region, the following are encoded:
- the LOC139059366 gene encoding uncharacterized protein isoform X1 translates to MQMGSSRTRKISAGSVPCVVCRHASFDVMPVGARYGGCIGRRPSKANLMQSRLQHNANGLLRLTGYRKRRADILSVMENYRQSTLSRLTAWCLWLGHLILHPTSAWKSSTLWHKVQLFFCYVLSCISVGYHEKKTLLEWVRSRVKNYPVPDNFSSGWKDGILLCALLDSMYPGSCPRYDLLNADNCISNAQLAFFLLEKHTPIRPDITAEELAEGSPNIEKAVRAIVSRLKVISAKAQLQQALGKRPSIKDDGGGEDSSSLVARKNCFAKGMGLILAVRGRKASFNVFTKSTSNFCIVVEIRGPDNTVCKEIITNKSPRRKITASSPEADKSALNGAGQDDRKILIEYDIHPGMVAVKYTPVLKGKHQLSIIWHGQHLAGSPFTVNVDDSTDYADDLLLQRQDSVDSQSSDKEDKLYPAPASPTSAAQLKGKIKRRRVLRRIVNVNGQDVVIEGDDKDKLCEVLRSLSSNVFRQNGGDYSSGREKRTTATADGTRVAKPFFSPTTSPESSPDTYSYVDYDSKSLWERSKHAPSKLAMPEIIVSSCSPHASEEERTPEIVAEASADRCCPDALGGRASPTVKVSLSGRASPCGTVSPSGTITPSGRVSPAGTLTPSGRASPCGRTSPSAFPEVSDLDDLSSATLNSPSGGSSAARALFVSDMLRQETSVSYNEASHELEVVAHLPSDGEGGDAAFVGVESPAENDDFAECAAHKQLERTLSIISEESDKSPSDQMESPESVDAADKIDTPPSYEYAVAEADGDLKPSQLQPDETAFASRPVPSERHSRMSVLERARSLESAYPQPPPVQRQLSQFDVSLSQQTTLSKLDELYLDTVKLKQFFTENFKRTMQTSSTTHTLISSGDRDEFVSVRDMVKVWEHRQSPNQCGSPEQVSPRGDGSNGRQNLERRFRVTQVAASSKENEPDLVKDAIHPQAARRQVPRSVDSADGSSDQSSEDKGTTTSSDRALYSKTQRQRRCNTQDTLRFPDNCRVGRHGNTCRSPTEMDRTPAAQHGSDKADRGSAAVCCDVNGTSGSTAHPTTRPVSPTLVALRKRNAPLCDFRDSHLRQHDSYRKPSYEFWFGARSSKKGGGEGSRATENDDRDCLLGRHPSMVAGRSDEDASEEEDWEDAESEDDIAYCSSCEYGSEFIDDDSLHDCSLILESYASFELVKSSSEVVGGLYYDCREPDDELFAEPTSRPEKCVASGARLYFGQVGAENHFQVSTKDAGKGPLSVSVLGPNASSVINVSVSYFGQDKYRVTYKVTEPGYYIIHIKWAEWPLPDSPVMCKVTA, encoded by the exons CGGACATATTGAGCGTGATGGAGAACTACCGGCAGTCGACGCTAAGCCGGCTGACGGCCTGGTGCCTCTGGTTAGGCCACCTCATTCTGCACCCGACCAGTGCCTGGAAGTCGAGCACGCTGTGGCACAAAGTGCAGCTATTCTTCTGCTACGTTCTCAGCT GTATATCTGTGGGCTACCACGAGAAGAAGACACTGCTCGAGTGGGTAAGGAGCCGCGTGAAAAATTATCCCGTTCCTGACAACTTCTCTTCGGGCTGGAAGGACGGCATCCTGCTGTGCGCGCTGCTCGATTCCATGTACCCGGGTTCGTGTCCTCGCTACGACCTGCTCAACGCTGATAACTGCATCAGCAACGCTCAGCTGGCCTTCTTTCTGCTGGAGAAGCACACGCCCATTAGACCG GACATCACCGCGGAGGAGCTGGCTGAAGGCAGCCCCAACATCGAGAAGGCTGTGCGTGCCATTGTGTCTCGGCTGAAGGTGATATCCGCCAAGGCTCAGCTGCAACAGGCACTGGGCAAACGGCCTTCCATAAAGGACGACGGCGGCGGCGAAGACTCTAGCAGCCTGGTGGCGCGCAAGAACTGCTTCGCCAAGGGCATGGGCCTCATCCTCGCCGTGCGAGGACGCAAGGCCAGCTTCAACGTGTTCACCAAGTCCACCAGCAACTTCTGCATCGTTGTCGAAATCCGCGGTCCCGACAACACGGTCTGCAAGGAAATCATCACCAACAAGTCACCGCGACGCAAGATCACCGCGAGCAGCCCGGAGGCCGACAAAAGTGCGCTGAACGGAGCTGGTCAGGATGACAGGAAGATCCTGATCGAGTACGACATCCATCCGGGTATGGTGGCCGTCAAGTACACGCCCGTTCTTAAAGGCAAGCATCAGCTGAGCATCATCTGGCACGGACAGCACTTAGCCGGAAGCCCGTTCACGGTGAACGTGGACGACTCTACCGACTACGCGGACGACTTGCTCCTCCAGAGACAGGACTCGGTCGACTCGCAGAGCTCCGACAAAGAGGACAAGCTTTACCCGGCTCCAGCGAGCCCCACCTCGGCAGCGCAGCTCAAAGGAAAGATCAAAAGGCGCCGCGTGTTGCGCAGGATCGTCAACGTCAACGGCCAGGACGTCGTCATCGAAGGAGATGACAAGGACAAGCTCTGCGAGGTACTACGGTCCTTGTCATCCAACGTGTTCAGGCAGAACGGAGGCGACTATAGCTCGGGACGCGAGAAGCGCACCACTGCGACGGCTGACGGCACGCGCGTCGCCAAGCCTTTCTTCTCGCCCACGACTAGTCCGGAGTCGTCTCCAGACACCTACAGCTACGTGGACTACGACAGCAAATCCCTGTGGGAGCGGTCCAAGCACGCTCCTTCTAAGCTCGCGATGCCGGAGATCATCGTCTCCTCGTGCAGTCCGCACGCTAGCGAAGAAGAGCGCACTCCGGAGATCGTCGCTGAAGCTTCGGCTGACCGGTGCTGTCCAGATGCTCTCGGCGGAAGAGCGTCCCCGACTGTCAAGGTTTCACTGAGTGGCAGAGCTTCTCCGTGTGGGACAGTGTCCCCGAGCGGAACTATCACTCCGAGTGGAAGAGTGTCCCCTGCCGGGACGCTCACTCCGAGCGGCAGGGCGTCGCCCTGTGGAAGGACATCCCCGAGCGCATTTCCTGAGGTCAGCGATTTAGACGACCTTTCTTCCGCCACACTAAACTCCCCAAGCGGAGGAAGCAGTGCTGCGCGGGCACTCTTTGTGAGCGATATGTTGCGTCAAGAGACGTCGGTGTCCTACAATGAGGCATCGCACGAGCTGGAGGTGGTTGCACATCTGCCCTCAGATGGTGAAGGCGGCGATGCAGCGTTCGTCGGAGTGGAGTCACCTGCAGAGAACGATGACTTTGCAGAGTGCGCTGCGCACAAGCAGCTGGAGAGGACCTTATCAATCATATCAGAGGAGAGCGACAAGTCGCCTTCCGATCAAATGGAGTCGCCGGAATCGGTGGATGCCGCAGACAAGATCGACACCCCGCCTTCGTATGAGTACGCCGTTGCTGAAGCAGACGGCGACCTCAAGCCTAGTCAGCTACAACCAGATGAAACTGCCTTCGCGAGCCGTCCTGTTCCCTCTGAAAGACATAGCCGGATGTCGGTTCTCGAGAGAGCGAGATCGCTAGAGAGTGCGTACCCTCAGCCGCCTCCTGTGCAGAGGCAGCTGTCTCAGTTTGACGTGTCGCTGTCTCAGCAAACTACGTTGTCAAAACTTGACGAGTTATACCTCGACACTGTGAAACTGAAGCAATTCTTCACTGAAAACTTCAAGAGGACAATGCAAACAAGCAGCACTACGCATACACTAATCTCCTCGGGGGATCGCGATGAGTTCGTGTCCGTGAGGGACATGGTCAAAGTTTGGGAACATCGGCAAAGCCCGAACCAGTGCGGTAGCCCTGAGCAGGTCAGCCCACGCGGCGATGGCAGCAACGGACGACAGAACCTCGAGAGGAGGTTTAGAGTAACACAGGTCGCAGCTTCTAGTAAGGAGAACGAACCAGATTTAGTCAAAGACGCTATTCATCCGCAAGCTGCTCGTCGTCAAGTCCCGCGCTCGGTGGACAGTGCCGACGGTTCCAGTGATCAGTCATCAGAGGACAAAG GGACGACCACCTCAAGTGACAGAGCGCTGTACAGCAAGACGCAGCGTCAGCGCAGATGCAACACGCAGGACACCCTCCGGTTTCCCGACAACTGTAGAGTGGGTCGCCACGGCAACACATGCCGTTCACCGACGGAAATGGACAGGACCCCGGCCGCACAGCATGGCTCCGACAAGGCAGATCGAGGTTCTGCCGCCGTCTGTTGCGACGTCAACGGCACCAGCGGCAGCACTGCGCATCCCACGACCCGACCCGTCAGCCCGACGCTAGTCGCACTGCGGAAACGAAACGCCCCGCTGTGCGACTTTCGCGACAGTCATCTACGACAACACGATTCTTACCGGAAACCTTCGTACGAGTTTTGGTTCGGCGCTCGCAGTAGCAAAAAGGGGGGTGGTGAGGGCAGCCGCGCCACCGAGAACGACGACCGAGATTGTCTGCTCGGGAGGCATCCTTCAATGGTGGCAGGCCGGTCGGACGAAGATGCTTCCGAAGAGGAGGATTGGGAGGATGCCGAATCCGAGGACGACATCGCTTACTGTTCTTCGTGCGAGTACGGTTCCGAATTCATTGACGACGACTCACTGCACGACTGTTCCCTGATCTTGGAATCCTACGCCTCGTTCGAGCTGGTCAAATCCTCGAGCGAAGTGGTGGGCGGCCTCTACTACGACTGCAGGGAGCCAGACGACGAGCTGTTCGCCGAGCCAACTTCTCGCCCCGAGAAGTGCGTGGCTTCCGGTGCACGGCTCTACTTCGGACAGGTCGGCGCCGAAAATCACTTCCAG GTCAGCACGAAGGACGCCGGCAAGGGACCCCTCTCTGTCAGCGTGCTAGGCCCCAACGCCAGCTCCGTCATAAACGTTTCGGTCAGCTACTTCGGCCAAGACAAGTACAGAGTCACGTACAAAGTCACTGAGCCAGGATACTACATCATCCACATCAAGTGGGCCGAGTGGCCCTTACCGGACAGTCCAGTGATGTGCAAAGTGACTGCGTGA